From Nocardia sp. NBC_00416:
AAGGCGCGGGTCATCCGCAGCACACCGAAGAAATTCACTTCCATCTCGGCACGCGCGGCGTCCGGGTCGGCGGCCTCGATCAGACGCGTGCCGGTGAACAACCCCGCATTGTTGATGACGATGTTCGCGTCCGCGCATATCGAGGCTGCCGTGGTGACGTCCTCGTCGCTGGTCACGTCCAAGCGGACCGGGACCGCCCCGGTCGCCCGCAGCTCGTCGGTGATGTCACCGGGGTCGCGGACCCCGGCGTAGACGGTGGCCGCGCCCTGCGCCGAAGCCTCTTGCACGAACGCAAGACCGATACCCCGATTTGCGCCGGTGACGACGATCCGTGCCCCTTCGACCGGGACGCCTCGTAACTCGCTCACGCCGACGCCTCGACGCCGACGCCGCCCTGGTAGAGCACATCGTCGGGATACTTCTGGCTGCGCCGCATCTGCTCGGGGGCGCCGAGCATGCCGAAGACCCAGGTCTCGGTGGGTTCCATATCGTGGTTCCAGTCCCAGCGCAGCGCCCGGTGACGGATGCCCCAGCGCCCGTCGAGGCATTCGAGATCGTCGACCATCCGGGCCGCGGTCAGGGTGTCGCCGGGGTTGCCGTCGGGGCGGCGTACCCGAGCGAAGGCCAGTACGTAGGACTCGGCACGAGCGCGGTCGCCGTCGACCTCCACCAGGACGTTCGTGAGAGCGTGCGTGGTGAGGGCCTTCGGATGCGTCAGCGTCCGAGCGATCGACTCGATGTACTCGGCGGCGGGGCCCTCGAAGAAACCACCGTGGTCCTCGGTGGCACCCGGGAGATAACAGGATTTCAGCGTCGCCAGATCCGCCCGGTCGATCGCGCGCAGGTAGCGTGCGAGCAGATCCTGCACCTCCTGCTTGGCGATCAATATCGCCAGAGCTGCCGCTGTGGTTTCGGGAAGCGCGTTGATCCGCGCCGAGGTGGGGTCCACGGGTGAGTCCTTCGGGCCAGCGTCATCGACGAGTAACTCTGTTTGCAAAAGCAAGAACTATCACACTGTCAACTGAAGTGCTGGTTGAAAGCATCACCCACCGGTTCAAGCAACGCCTGCCGCACCGGGTATCGCCCGCCTCGGCCCGACCTCGGCAGGTGTGGGCGGGGCCCTCACACAGCTCCGCGCTTCCCGGGATGCAGGCGGCACACGGACGAGCCGAGGGTGACAAGTCTTGGATTCGGTCGGGTCCCGGACCCGTGCCGACTCACCCCGCGACCACCGTGAACCGCACACCACCGATCAGCACCGGCTCGCTCGGGACCGCCGCGCCGGAGACCGCCGACACCTCGACCGCCGAGAGCATTCGCCGCGGTCCGCTCGAGAAACGCACACTGCGCGAGCCCAGGCGCAGCGTCGGCACGCCCGACGACTCGTCGATCCCGGTCCCGAACACCGCGGCCCACCGCAGGGCCTGTGCTGTCGGATCCGGTGTGCTCACCCCGACCGCGCGCACGTCGTCGATGATCGGCGCGACCGGTTCGACACGCGGCACGTCGTCCCAGAACCACACGCTCGGATCCTCGATCTCGTCGAGCTCGATCAGCAGCCCCATATCCCCGGGATGCAGCTGCACGATACGGCGGCCGTAGACGTTCAGGTCGGCCGCGACCCGTACACCTTCGGCGGCCGCCCGGTCCACGTACGGCTGTACCGAGGGCACCTGTATCGATAGCGCGTACCCACCACCACCGCCCTTGCGAAGCCAGGACGCGAGCGCGACATCGTCGCGTAGCGGGGCAACGACTTCCAGGTGCGCTTGGGGGCCGACCCGAATGGTTTCATCCGCCAGGCCCATGGTCTCCAGGATGGGATCAGCGAAACCCGGCGCCAGCCCGAAGCTGCCCGACAGCTGCTCGGCGACACTCTCGACATTCGCGGCGCCGAGCACCACCTGGCGCAGAATCGGGAATTCGTCCTGATCGATCACGAAATGCTCCTGTGCTGATCGGGTCGCGCATCGGCGCGGAAGGGCGTGACCACGGGGCGGGTGACCGGACCGGGCGGTGCGTCACAGACCGCGGGAATCGAGTTGACCACCGCCGCGGCCAGCGCGTACTGCTCGGCCGACATCCGGGACTTGTCCTCGGGATGTTTGTGGAGGTCGACCGAGATCGTCAGCCCGGGCCGGCCGGTCACCGCGACCTGCCACAGAGGCGGATCGACGCGTTCGAGTTCAGCGGTGTCGACATACCAGTGGATCGAGATGGTGAGGGTGCGCTTATCGCCCACCACGCCGTGCCAGCGCCAGTTCGTGTGGCTGACGGTTCCTTTCCGGACGACTCCCGCGCGCAGCTCGATATCGTGGTCGGCGGCGTGGATCCGATGGTCGGTCTCGACGCGGTCGAGGTCGAGGCCGAGCCGGAACGCGATGGCCCCGATCGCCTCTTCGTACATTCCGTTGAGGGCGGCCACCGGCGCCCACCGCGGATCATTCGGGTCGATGGTCGCCGGATCGGCGCCGAAACCCAGTACGCCGAAGAGATATTCCGGCTGCCGAACCCCTCTGCCGTCGACGGACTCGACAATCTCCAAGTGTTCCAGCTCGTTGGTCAACCCCGACGCGACCACAGCGAGCTGCTCCCCGACGAATCCGGGATTCAGCCCGGCCGACATCAGGCTCGTACCGCCCTCGGCACACGCGGACTCCAATGCCGCCAGCCGCTGCCCGGCCCAATATTGCGGCCGGCTGTAGCCATTGATGGAGATGACGTTCTTTCCCGACCGCAGCAGCCTGATGATGTCGGCGTCGTGGGTGCCGTACGGTCCGAGGCGAGCGGAATGGATGACGACATCGGCCTCGAGGGCGAGTATGTCCTCGACCGACTGCGTCGCGAGCACTCCCGTTTCGGGTCGCCGCGCCAGAGCTCCGGCATCCCGTCCTGCTTTGTGGTCGCTGTAGACGTACAGCCCGACCAGCTCGGTACCCGGGTGATCGATGACTGCTCGCAATGAAGCGGTGCCCATGGCTCCAGTGGCCCATTGGACGACGCGATAGCTCGTGATGGCTCTATCCCTTCCCGGGTGGTGGCCGCAGGCGCAATCCGCGTGTCACCTGAGCCGTCCTCATATCTCCCGATCCGCTCGTGCCGGACCACAGCGAACGGTTGTCTCTGGTGTCCCGTCCGGACCACAGCGCACCATCGGTCCCGAGGCTACTACAACAGTCAGAGTTACCGACCTGTCAACGACAGGCAATACCGCGCGGTGGTCCGGACACCGAAGAACGGCGGTTACCTGGACATGACGTCGACATCCTCGCCACGCAGCGTTCCCGCGCACTGATCACAGGTGAGTACACCGCGAAATTCCGCACCGCATTCTCGGTGCGTCCACAGCATCGCCGGACCTTCCTCGGCGTGATACCAGCGCTCGGCCCATTGGAGTACGGTCACGATCACCGGGAAGAACGCGCGGCCTTTGTCGGTCAACCGATACTCGACCCGATCCGGGCGTTCCGGAATCCGAACCGTGCTCAGCACACCGTGTTCACACAGGCATTGCAGGCGTTCGGTCAGCAGGCTGGGCGGAACACAGAGCGCCTCCTGAAAATCCGTGAACCGACCGACCCCTTGAAATGCGGCGCCGACCAGAGCCGAGGACCACCTGTTCCCGCAGACGGCCATGGTCTCGGGCAGGAAACTCGGACGCTCGCCCCGACTGCGCCCCGGCGAGCGACGCCGGGTGGTGGCATCCGGAACCGAACGCGGCCACGATCCGCTCGGACCCCAGCGCGTGCCGACATTGCCGACCGTGACCCGCTTGCCGCAGTGCGAACAGCACAACACCGCGGAGAAATTCCGACCACAGACACGGTGACGTACGGCCGCCGCCATCACCTCGGGTTGTTCGGGGATCCACCGGCGCTCCCAGTCCCAGATAGCGACCAGGACCGCCCACACGGACCGACCGCGAGGCGTCAGTACATACTCTTTGCGGATCGGATTTTCCTGGTAGGCATGGCGGTCCATCATATTCTCGCGAACCAGCGTCTCCAGTCGCGAAGTAAGCACGGCGTAGGAGATCGGCAACTCGGCACGGAACTCGCTGTAGCGCTTGGCCCCCAGCAACGCACATCGCAGAATCAGCAGGGTCCACTCGTCACCCAACAGTCCGAGTGCTCGCGCCAATGCGTTCGCCCCGCCGGGAGGCAGCGGTGTCGACGCCCCCGCATCGTGCACCGGCCCGTCTCCTCCCCGACAGATCGGCCCGCCTGCGGGCCGACAATTTCCACGACGCTACCCCAGCCCGCCCTGCCTCCGCGGCAGAACATTCCGTACCCCCCGGGCCGAGGACATGTAACCGTACCCCGCGTAGCCGACCGCGCCCCTGCCCTGAACGCGTTGCACGACAATAATTTCGGGAAATCCGGGGTGATCGACGCAGATCCGGTCGTTCGGGTACACCCCTCCGGGGGCAATGACTCGGAACGAGACGTCCAACACCGCCGGTCCGCTCCCGCGGAACCGTGCGGGCGCACCATCCGCTCGATTCATCCTCCCCACGATCAGCGAGGCTCGACGCCGGGCGTGCGGACCAACCGGCGCCGCGAAGTCGGGTGTCAGCAGCTCGAGACCGCGGCGTCCGCATGCTTGTCGCGGCCGGACGAGTCACCCGACACGACGCGCACTACCTGTCGAGGGTGCGGGTCGGCGGGTGGTCACTGCGGCCGTCGTTGTCGGTACCGAGCCGGGGGCCGTGCGGGCCGCCGCGGCTGCGTGAACAATGGAGGCAGACCGGAAGGAGGGTCGTCATGGGGCTGGACCTGAACAGTGACCTGGGGGAGGGGTTCGGAGCCTGGAGCATGGGGGAGGACGCCGCCATGCTGGATATTGTGACCAGCGCGAATATCGCGTGCGGGTTCCACGCCGGCGACCCGTCGATCATGCGACGCACCACCGCGGCCGCGGTGGAGAAGGGGGTGCGGATCGGGGCGCATATCGGGTACCGGGATCTGGCCGGATTCGGGCGGCGAGCGCTCGCGGTCGCGCCGGCGGACCTGCGGGATGAAACCCTGTATCAGATCGGCGCCCTGGACGCGTTCGCCCGCGCGGCCGGCGACCGGGTGCGGTACGTGAAACCGCACGGCGCGCTCTATCACGCCGCCGCGGCCGATTCGACCCTCGCCGATGCCGTGGTCAGCGCTGTTCGTGACTACGACCCCGCCCTCGTGCTGCTCGGACCGGCCGGCACGCACTTGGAGAAGGCCGCCGTGGCCGCCGGAACCCAGTTCGCGAGCGAGGGGTTCGCCGACCGCGCCTACACCGCCCAGGGCGGGCTGGTCTCGCGGGATACACCGGGCGCGGTGCTGAACACCGATATGGCACTGGCCCAGGCCGT
This genomic window contains:
- a CDS encoding winged helix-turn-helix transcriptional regulator, whose amino-acid sequence is MHDAGASTPLPPGGANALARALGLLGDEWTLLILRCALLGAKRYSEFRAELPISYAVLTSRLETLVRENMMDRHAYQENPIRKEYVLTPRGRSVWAVLVAIWDWERRWIPEQPEVMAAAVRHRVCGRNFSAVLCCSHCGKRVTVGNVGTRWGPSGSWPRSVPDATTRRRSPGRSRGERPSFLPETMAVCGNRWSSALVGAAFQGVGRFTDFQEALCVPPSLLTERLQCLCEHGVLSTVRIPERPDRVEYRLTDKGRAFFPVIVTVLQWAERWYHAEEGPAMLWTHRECGAEFRGVLTCDQCAGTLRGEDVDVMSR
- a CDS encoding LamB/YcsF family protein, with amino-acid sequence MGLDLNSDLGEGFGAWSMGEDAAMLDIVTSANIACGFHAGDPSIMRRTTAAAVEKGVRIGAHIGYRDLAGFGRRALAVAPADLRDETLYQIGALDAFARAAGDRVRYVKPHGALYHAAAADSTLADAVVSAVRDYDPALVLLGPAGTHLEKAAVAAGTQFASEGFADRAYTAQGGLVSRDTPGAVLNTDMALAQAVSLAETGTARVAGGGGSIAVSPDSICVHGDTPAAVEMAQRIRATLEDAGIAVASFT
- a CDS encoding dihydrodipicolinate reductase, which encodes MGTASLRAVIDHPGTELVGLYVYSDHKAGRDAGALARRPETGVLATQSVEDILALEADVVIHSARLGPYGTHDADIIRLLRSGKNVISINGYSRPQYWAGQRLAALESACAEGGTSLMSAGLNPGFVGEQLAVVASGLTNELEHLEIVESVDGRGVRQPEYLFGVLGFGADPATIDPNDPRWAPVAALNGMYEEAIGAIAFRLGLDLDRVETDHRIHAADHDIELRAGVVRKGTVSHTNWRWHGVVGDKRTLTISIHWYVDTAELERVDPPLWQVAVTGRPGLTISVDLHKHPEDKSRMSAEQYALAAAVVNSIPAVCDAPPGPVTRPVVTPFRADARPDQHRSIS
- a CDS encoding nuclear transport factor 2 family protein; this translates as MDPTSARINALPETTAAALAILIAKQEVQDLLARYLRAIDRADLATLKSCYLPGATEDHGGFFEGPAAEYIESIARTLTHPKALTTHALTNVLVEVDGDRARAESYVLAFARVRRPDGNPGDTLTAARMVDDLECLDGRWGIRHRALRWDWNHDMEPTETWVFGMLGAPEQMRRSQKYPDDVLYQGGVGVEASA